In one window of Paraflavitalea soli DNA:
- a CDS encoding polysaccharide deacetylase family protein — protein sequence MAAAALINPLNMLTAQSTSSQSLLATHWADGSQLVISISMQFEAGGQPDNAESPFPQNMQQGYKDLPAATWYQYGYKEGIPRMLDLWDQHNIKVTSHMVGAAVLKNTALAKEIVQRGHEAAAHGMNWQSQYNLSYAEEKKFIQDGVEAVKKVTGQTPVGYNANWLRRGENTLKILQELGFLYHIDDLSRDEPFITTVNSQPFVVVPYTLRCNDIVLIEGKHFSADQFLQQLKLEFTQLYAESARKRRMMSVSFHDRIGGTPQMVQAAREFIEFARKQKGVVFKRKDEIAAMALADKTILVD from the coding sequence ATGGCCGCCGCCGCACTGATCAATCCACTTAATATGCTCACAGCACAATCAACTTCCTCCCAATCATTGTTGGCCACGCATTGGGCAGATGGTTCACAACTGGTGATCTCCATTTCTATGCAATTTGAAGCAGGTGGACAACCCGATAATGCAGAAAGTCCTTTTCCACAAAACATGCAGCAGGGGTACAAGGACCTGCCCGCAGCTACCTGGTACCAATACGGCTATAAGGAGGGTATTCCACGCATGCTTGATCTGTGGGACCAACACAATATCAAAGTAACCTCCCATATGGTAGGAGCTGCTGTGTTGAAAAATACAGCATTGGCCAAAGAGATCGTGCAGCGTGGACATGAAGCCGCAGCGCATGGAATGAATTGGCAATCACAATACAACCTATCCTACGCAGAAGAAAAGAAATTTATTCAGGATGGTGTAGAGGCTGTGAAAAAAGTGACTGGTCAAACACCTGTTGGCTACAATGCCAACTGGCTAAGAAGAGGAGAAAATACCCTGAAGATCCTGCAGGAACTGGGATTTCTGTATCATATAGATGACCTGAGCCGCGATGAACCTTTTATTACTACCGTCAATAGCCAGCCTTTTGTGGTTGTTCCCTACACCCTCCGCTGCAATGATATTGTACTGATAGAAGGTAAGCATTTTTCTGCCGACCAATTCTTGCAGCAGCTAAAGCTGGAATTCACGCAACTCTATGCTGAATCGGCCCGCAAGCGCAGGATGATGTCGGTAAGCTTTCATGACCGCATCGGCGGTACTCCACAAATGGTACAGGCTGCCAGAGAATTTATTGAATTTGCCCGCAAACAAAAAGGTGTTGTTTTTAAACGTAAGGATGAAATCGCTGCCATGGCGCTGGCCGATAAGACCATCCTGGTAGATTGA
- a CDS encoding DoxX family protein: MINNTLTFLLLRLGIGLSLFGHGLVRLPKLRGFSKWMTGNFAHSMLPQTLVLPFSYALPITEFGIGLLLITGLFTRGALIAGSIVMLLLIFGSCLIEEWSALPSQLIHLLFLAGLLSFIHLNSFAADQLFNKK; this comes from the coding sequence ATGATCAACAACACACTCACTTTCTTACTGCTGCGGCTGGGCATCGGGCTCAGCCTGTTTGGCCACGGACTGGTGCGCCTGCCCAAACTACGGGGCTTCAGTAAATGGATGACCGGCAACTTTGCTCATTCCATGCTACCCCAGACGTTGGTATTGCCGTTTAGTTATGCATTGCCGATCACTGAATTCGGGATCGGGTTATTGCTGATCACCGGGTTGTTTACCAGGGGAGCGTTGATCGCCGGCAGCATAGTGATGCTCCTGCTTATTTTCGGATCCTGCCTGATCGAAGAATGGAGCGCCCTGCCCTCCCAATTGATACACTTACTTTTTCTGGCTGGCCTGTTATCTTTTATTCACCTGAACAGTTTTGCAGCTGATCAACTTTTCAATAAAAAATAA